In a genomic window of Alteromonas gilva:
- a CDS encoding LamG-like jellyroll fold domain-containing protein, which yields MQNLFIQTVMKGPQRVLKTSIGIAALTFSFVQPALAAWEIVNGANIQQGRQVYVRGTGYYTDNQIDISATALTNEDLRLVVTSSSHDITNADGITEEGMPYFAVDDVSEAIRITFAMQRARFSYNTALYADFGEPGSPDPTVNGPVSFQNASVHDPSVIKLENGEFYVFGSHLAAAKSTDLVNWQLVAGDGVENSPFFDTYETVAAEGIAWSGGTVGSWAADVIQLADGNYYFYYNHCASPDTGLCDASRSYLGIAVSDNIEGPYENLGLFLRSGHVGDENPGINGQNYNGNIDPNAIDPDVFFDKDGRLWMVYGSYSGGIFVMEMDPQTGFPLPDQGYGTKQMGGFYGSIEGPYMLYSPESDYYYLFTSFGGYEQNDGYNMRISRSRSPNGPFVDAQGQDMIGASGGWSNLEPYGVKLMGGFLFDVNTGEPGTDNGYMAPGHNSAYYDPETGKHFVIFHTRFPDRGEGHEIRVHELFINSDGWLVASPHRYVPIEGDNIVDEFDLLGTYRVINHEKDINREAKVSQYLQLLADGQIGGAFSGSYILGDTNQITLMIDDVGTFEGVLAWQYNDNIDTLVPTFTALGEAGEAFWGTQIPAMSNAEAVAATVGALQVPATASSDIDLPTQGALGATISWSSTNNSVIATNGTLTRPAPGESDTEVTLTATVELNGEIQQVSFTVAVKARSQFNRVALFQFEGDLSDSLNTFGDGISTGSTLNEAGGNIQYTSGESAQGLLLDGATGVRLPDALITNNTYTVSMWLNPSAVTQFTTAFFGAAANDNWISLVPWSWDDNTMLWRGSTAWYDATAGLQIPTNDWSHIAFSIENGNVKLYVNGNLVFNDTGFGDVFTGNNALFSLGVNYWDLPYQGMIDELAIYDDALSQEEIVALDISRLSAAEMVTIAADNLSLGKLTALREDITLPGLGLFTAQITWTSSDESVISSSGEVTRPAEGEPDATVTLTALISINGEQLERQFVATVSSLGPIQPIAEFNFDNSDLSDAQGNFAAGAITGNRIDVAGGTEAYTFGARNVGIVLDGNTGVNLPANLITDNTYSVSVWLNPAALTSFTTAFFGYASLDSWVSLVPRGHDGVAQNTMVWSGTAWYDAGIGSQIPAGTWSHLVYVVNGNNLTVYLNGNEVFVGSGFPDVFSSSGSNGFSIGVNYWDIPFNGVVDELRIYDEAISAEDVQQLSVLD from the coding sequence ATGCAAAATTTGTTTATTCAAACAGTGATGAAGGGGCCTCAAAGAGTCCTTAAAACATCCATTGGTATCGCCGCCTTAACATTTTCTTTTGTGCAGCCCGCATTGGCTGCGTGGGAAATTGTTAACGGAGCCAACATTCAACAGGGCCGCCAGGTATATGTGCGTGGCACAGGGTATTATACTGACAATCAAATCGACATCAGTGCAACAGCGCTGACCAATGAAGACTTGCGCTTAGTGGTCACCAGCAGTAGCCATGATATCACCAATGCCGATGGCATTACCGAAGAGGGTATGCCTTATTTCGCTGTTGATGATGTGAGTGAGGCCATTCGCATTACCTTCGCCATGCAGCGCGCGCGCTTCAGCTACAATACGGCGCTCTACGCGGACTTTGGTGAACCCGGCTCACCTGATCCCACGGTAAACGGCCCGGTGTCATTTCAAAATGCCAGTGTTCATGATCCTTCGGTGATAAAGCTGGAGAACGGCGAATTCTACGTCTTCGGCTCGCATCTGGCGGCCGCAAAAAGCACTGACCTGGTTAACTGGCAATTGGTTGCCGGAGACGGCGTCGAAAACTCACCGTTCTTTGATACCTATGAAACGGTTGCAGCCGAGGGCATAGCCTGGTCTGGTGGTACCGTTGGCTCATGGGCGGCCGATGTGATCCAACTTGCCGACGGCAACTATTATTTTTACTACAACCACTGTGCCTCACCGGACACCGGCTTATGTGATGCCTCTCGTTCATACCTGGGCATTGCCGTTTCTGACAATATTGAAGGCCCTTACGAAAACCTGGGGTTATTCTTGCGCTCTGGTCATGTCGGCGATGAAAATCCTGGCATTAATGGCCAAAACTACAACGGTAATATTGACCCTAACGCGATTGACCCCGATGTCTTCTTTGACAAGGATGGCCGCTTGTGGATGGTTTATGGCTCCTATTCCGGAGGCATATTCGTGATGGAAATGGATCCGCAAACCGGCTTCCCGCTGCCTGATCAAGGCTATGGTACCAAGCAAATGGGTGGCTTCTACGGTTCGATTGAAGGACCTTACATGCTCTATAGCCCCGAATCGGATTACTATTACTTATTTACCTCCTTTGGTGGCTACGAGCAGAACGATGGTTACAACATGCGAATTTCTCGTTCACGCTCACCAAACGGGCCCTTTGTCGATGCCCAGGGGCAGGATATGATCGGCGCCAGCGGCGGTTGGTCAAACCTTGAACCTTATGGCGTTAAGCTCATGGGTGGTTTCCTGTTCGACGTAAATACCGGAGAACCTGGTACTGACAACGGCTACATGGCGCCGGGTCATAACTCAGCCTATTACGACCCCGAAACCGGCAAACACTTTGTTATTTTCCATACTCGTTTCCCTGATCGTGGCGAAGGTCACGAGATCAGGGTGCATGAATTGTTTATTAACAGTGACGGCTGGCTGGTTGCGTCCCCTCACCGTTATGTTCCTATTGAGGGTGATAACATTGTAGATGAATTCGATTTACTCGGTACTTACCGGGTCATCAACCACGAAAAAGACATCAACCGTGAAGCGAAGGTATCTCAATACCTGCAGTTATTGGCTGATGGTCAAATTGGTGGGGCCTTCTCAGGCAGCTATATACTGGGCGATACAAATCAGATCACCCTGATGATCGACGATGTAGGCACATTCGAAGGCGTTCTTGCCTGGCAATACAATGACAACATCGACACCCTGGTTCCTACATTTACTGCATTGGGTGAAGCCGGCGAGGCGTTCTGGGGAACACAAATTCCTGCGATGAGCAACGCAGAAGCGGTGGCAGCTACCGTTGGTGCTCTGCAAGTGCCGGCCACTGCCAGTAGTGATATTGACCTTCCAACACAAGGCGCATTGGGAGCTACGATTAGCTGGTCGTCAACCAACAACAGTGTCATTGCCACCAATGGTACACTGACCCGCCCAGCCCCTGGAGAGTCTGATACCGAGGTCACCTTAACGGCAACCGTAGAACTCAACGGTGAGATTCAGCAGGTTTCCTTTACCGTTGCAGTAAAAGCCCGCAGCCAGTTTAATCGTGTTGCATTATTCCAGTTTGAGGGAGACCTCAGTGATAGTTTAAATACTTTCGGTGACGGTATATCAACAGGCAGCACGCTTAACGAAGCGGGAGGCAATATACAATATACCTCTGGCGAATCTGCCCAAGGTTTGTTGCTCGATGGAGCCACGGGCGTTCGCCTGCCAGATGCACTGATTACCAACAATACTTACACGGTATCGATGTGGCTCAATCCTTCGGCGGTAACCCAATTTACTACGGCTTTCTTTGGTGCTGCCGCGAACGATAACTGGATCAGCTTAGTTCCCTGGAGCTGGGACGACAACACCATGCTTTGGCGAGGCAGCACTGCCTGGTATGATGCCACTGCTGGTCTGCAAATCCCAACCAACGATTGGAGCCATATCGCCTTTAGTATAGAAAACGGTAACGTGAAGCTGTATGTCAACGGCAACCTGGTGTTTAACGATACAGGCTTTGGCGATGTCTTTACCGGCAATAACGCCCTGTTCTCACTGGGTGTGAACTATTGGGATCTGCCTTATCAGGGCATGATTGATGAACTTGCAATCTATGACGACGCCTTATCACAGGAAGAGATCGTGGCCCTGGATATCAGCAGACTGTCTGCTGCTGAGATGGTTACCATCGCTGCCGACAATCTGTCATTGGGCAAACTTACGGCATTAAGGGAAGATATTACCTTACCCGGACTAGGCCTCTTTACTGCGCAAATAACCTGGACATCATCAGATGAGAGCGTGATCAGTAGCAGCGGCGAGGTAACCCGGCCGGCTGAAGGTGAGCCTGACGCAACGGTGACGCTGACCGCCTTAATCAGCATTAACGGTGAGCAGCTGGAGCGACAATTTGTAGCCACGGTGAGTTCTCTGGGGCCAATTCAACCCATCGCTGAGTTCAACTTCGACAACAGTGACTTAAGCGATGCACAAGGTAATTTTGCTGCAGGGGCTATAACGGGCAATCGCATCGACGTTGCCGGTGGTACAGAGGCCTATACGTTTGGCGCCCGCAACGTGGGTATTGTACTAGACGGTAACACCGGGGTGAATTTGCCGGCAAACCTCATCACTGATAACACCTATAGCGTGTCAGTGTGGTTAAACCCAGCAGCGTTAACCAGTTTTACCACCGCGTTCTTCGGCTACGCCAGCCTCGACAGCTGGGTAAGCCTGGTACCACGCGGACATGATGGTGTGGCACAAAATACCATGGTGTGGTCTGGTACCGCGTGGTATGACGCTGGCATTGGCAGCCAAATTCCGGCCGGTACGTGGTCTCATCTGGTATATGTGGTCAATGGCAATAACCTGACTGTCTATTTAAACGGTAATGAGGTATTCGTGGGTAGCGGTTTCCCTGATGTGTTCTCCTCCAGTGGCAGCAACGGATTCAGTATCGGTGTTAACTACTGGGATATCCCGTTTAACGGCGTGGTTGATGAACTGCGGATATATGATGAGGCTATCTCTGCCGAAGATGTGCAGCAACTCAGTGTCCTCGACTAA
- a CDS encoding methyl-accepting chemotaxis protein translates to MNLTVKARIILGFVTISALLVIISLVSLGSLRSVQHDVGEVNTVAVPTVIGSNTLKASFLNMGRLTFEAFVSDEIDTVKEKEARFEDASQQFNDAYTSLAVTVKGDPELSAALQSVNNISKDYLTTVTGLYQNHNQFLARRNDVESRLMDVEDNADDASTYLLDFSDLDAVANNSNLRRASELGAELETRLLTLITVTSDYIKTQTLVRADTLGNEVKFAVDAINEQLDALLAAANGQDSSGTLNEVETLVQGAIDAVTGSDGVVQLHVSRLKLRNQAEQALAASEDMAAQAVAELEDLLQLTDAKVKTLEQQVTSSVSFGTTLVLVIVVVSLVMAVFTGFKTVNAITVPLAKVNELLNVASSGDLTHYLDDSKKDEFGLLAKNCNKLIGSLKELIRGINVRAEQLAAASEETSAVTTQTTKSIQDQKAQIAHVATATTEMHSTSQMVTQNAENTLLEIRNADHESNKVRDISLENKATIEVLARDVDEAAQVIHKLNQDSASIGSILDVIRGIADQTNLLALNAAIEAARAGEQGRGFAVVADEVRTLASRTQESTQEINAMIEVLQQGAEKAVAVMDQGKEQTAKCVEQTVLATQALDIISEAVRRAHDVSSQIEQSAKEQNLVSQDISEKLETIVGIAEETTIGAQQTSESSEEVARLAEELQSSIRQFKV, encoded by the coding sequence ATGAATTTAACAGTTAAAGCGAGAATCATACTCGGCTTTGTTACAATAAGCGCACTACTTGTCATTATTAGCCTGGTATCACTTGGCAGCCTTCGCTCAGTGCAGCATGACGTTGGGGAAGTGAATACCGTTGCCGTGCCAACAGTCATAGGTAGTAACACACTAAAAGCCTCATTTTTAAACATGGGCCGGCTTACCTTTGAAGCATTTGTCTCTGATGAAATTGACACGGTTAAAGAAAAAGAAGCCCGGTTTGAAGATGCCAGTCAACAATTTAACGATGCTTACACATCGTTGGCGGTCACAGTTAAAGGCGACCCGGAACTGAGCGCTGCGTTGCAAAGCGTCAACAACATTTCCAAAGACTATTTAACCACAGTTACTGGCTTGTATCAGAATCACAATCAATTTCTGGCGCGCCGTAACGACGTAGAAAGTCGTCTCATGGATGTTGAAGACAACGCTGATGATGCATCAACTTACTTGCTCGATTTCAGCGATTTAGATGCAGTCGCTAATAATAGTAATCTGCGCAGAGCCTCAGAATTGGGCGCCGAGTTGGAAACCCGTTTGTTAACCCTGATCACGGTGACCTCTGACTACATCAAAACGCAAACGTTGGTGCGCGCCGACACGCTTGGCAACGAAGTAAAGTTTGCCGTAGACGCCATCAATGAGCAGCTCGATGCTTTATTAGCCGCAGCCAACGGTCAGGACAGCTCAGGTACACTAAACGAAGTTGAAACCCTGGTGCAGGGTGCGATTGACGCCGTAACGGGCAGCGATGGGGTAGTTCAGCTGCACGTGTCGCGGTTGAAGCTGCGCAATCAGGCTGAACAAGCGCTGGCAGCATCTGAAGATATGGCCGCACAAGCGGTAGCTGAATTGGAAGATTTACTGCAACTAACAGACGCCAAAGTAAAAACACTGGAGCAGCAGGTCACTAGTAGCGTGAGCTTTGGCACCACACTGGTACTGGTCATTGTGGTGGTATCACTGGTGATGGCTGTGTTTACCGGCTTTAAAACCGTTAATGCGATTACGGTGCCCCTGGCCAAAGTTAACGAATTACTCAATGTCGCCTCTTCGGGTGATCTGACCCATTATCTGGATGATTCCAAAAAAGACGAATTTGGATTATTAGCCAAGAACTGCAATAAGCTCATTGGAAGCCTGAAAGAGCTTATTCGCGGCATTAATGTTCGCGCTGAACAGTTGGCTGCAGCCTCCGAAGAAACTTCAGCAGTAACTACTCAGACCACTAAGTCTATTCAGGATCAAAAAGCACAGATTGCCCATGTTGCGACAGCCACTACCGAAATGCATTCAACGTCGCAAATGGTGACACAAAACGCCGAAAATACCCTGCTTGAAATTCGTAACGCTGACCATGAGTCGAATAAAGTTCGCGACATTTCATTGGAAAACAAAGCAACCATTGAAGTGCTTGCCCGCGACGTGGATGAAGCAGCTCAGGTCATTCACAAGTTAAACCAGGACAGCGCCAGTATCGGCAGTATCCTGGATGTGATTCGCGGTATCGCCGATCAAACCAACCTGTTAGCACTGAATGCCGCCATCGAGGCCGCCCGTGCAGGCGAGCAGGGTCGTGGTTTCGCAGTAGTTGCCGACGAGGTTCGTACCTTGGCCAGCCGCACACAGGAGTCCACACAGGAAATCAACGCTATGATTGAAGTGCTGCAGCAAGGCGCTGAAAAAGCGGTAGCGGTGATGGATCAGGGTAAAGAGCAAACGGCCAAGTGTGTTGAACAAACGGTACTTGCCACACAAGCACTGGATATTATCTCAGAGGCGGTCAGACGCGCACATGACGTCAGTAGCCAGATTGAACAGTCGGCCAAAGAACAAAACCTGGTGTCTCAGGATATTAGTGAGAAACTGGAAACCATTGTGGGCATCGCCGAAGAAACCACAATTGGCGCACAACAAACGTCAGAGTCGAGTGAAGAGGTTGCCCGACTGGCCGAAGAGCTGCAAAGTTCAATCAGACAATTTAAGGTTTAA
- a CDS encoding symmetrical bis(5'-nucleosyl)-tetraphosphatase — protein sequence MSTYIVGDIQGCYSGLRNLLNALAFDPANDTLYAVGDLIARGEDSLSTVQLLRDLGTSFKCVLGNHDLHMLAVSQGIKKVKDKDKLKPLLNSPALPDIIDWYRQWPLAMRIDEHHTMAHAGLYPGWSVAQILALSDEVSDQLKSNNWQSLLKNMYGDGPKKWQDKLTGIERQRFIINATTRMRFISKGSELDLKTKCAPGAAPSGLKPWFDVNNPQLPSSHTIVFGHWAALMGKTDSTQFLALDTGYVWGNTLTAWCKETKQTISVKA from the coding sequence ATGTCTACTTATATCGTCGGCGATATCCAGGGCTGTTATTCCGGACTCCGCAACCTACTCAACGCGCTGGCGTTCGATCCTGCCAACGACACCCTCTACGCGGTTGGCGATTTAATCGCCCGGGGCGAAGACTCCCTCAGTACTGTTCAATTACTACGGGATTTAGGTACCAGCTTTAAATGCGTATTAGGTAACCACGATCTGCATATGCTGGCGGTGTCCCAGGGCATTAAAAAAGTCAAAGACAAAGATAAGCTAAAACCATTACTCAACTCCCCTGCCCTGCCAGATATTATTGACTGGTACCGACAGTGGCCGCTGGCAATGCGCATCGACGAGCATCATACCATGGCTCACGCCGGACTTTATCCCGGCTGGTCAGTAGCGCAAATACTCGCGTTAAGCGACGAGGTAAGTGACCAGTTAAAAAGTAATAACTGGCAGTCGCTGCTGAAAAACATGTACGGTGACGGTCCGAAAAAATGGCAGGATAAGCTCACTGGTATCGAACGCCAGCGCTTTATTATCAATGCCACAACCCGGATGCGCTTTATTAGCAAGGGCAGTGAATTAGACTTAAAAACAAAATGCGCACCAGGTGCTGCGCCCTCCGGGCTCAAGCCCTGGTTTGATGTCAACAACCCACAATTGCCGTCATCACACACAATTGTATTCGGCCATTGGGCTGCGCTGATGGGTAAAACTGACTCGACCCAATTTTTAGCCCTGGATACCGGCTACGTGTGGGGCAATACTCTGACGGCCTGGTGCAAAGAAACAAAGCAAACAATTTCGGTAAAAGCATAA
- the apaG gene encoding Co2+/Mg2+ efflux protein ApaG encodes MTASKTEHNPAELVTVKVVTRHLPEHLPSDSDKFAFAYQITVINNNTYDVKLTHRYWLVTDANGKQTEVSGEGVVGKKPIITPGESFQYTSGSVIDTAVGTMQGYYDMTAADGESFKVQIAPFRLALPNIIH; translated from the coding sequence ATGACAGCATCGAAAACTGAACACAACCCGGCAGAACTGGTAACGGTAAAAGTCGTTACCCGGCACCTTCCCGAGCATCTGCCGTCAGACAGTGATAAATTCGCCTTTGCCTACCAAATTACCGTCATTAATAATAATACTTATGACGTTAAGCTGACTCACAGGTACTGGCTGGTAACCGATGCTAACGGCAAACAAACTGAGGTCAGTGGTGAAGGCGTGGTCGGCAAAAAGCCAATCATCACCCCGGGTGAGAGTTTTCAATATACCAGTGGTTCAGTGATTGATACCGCGGTGGGTACTATGCAGGGTTATTACGATATGACAGCAGCTGATGGCGAAAGCTTCAAAGTGCAAATTGCGCCCTTCAGACTTGCTCTGCCAAATATTATTCATTAA
- the rsmA gene encoding 16S rRNA (adenine(1518)-N(6)/adenine(1519)-N(6))-dimethyltransferase RsmA, which yields MNKTHLGHTARKRFGQNFLNDTFVIEQIVDAINPQNGENLLEIGPGLGALTDPVCERVDALTVIELDRDLAERLRHHPFHGGKLTIIEQDALTVDFTPLAKDDAPLRVFGNLPYNISTPIMFHLFKYAHLIRDMHFMLQKEVVNRLAASPGNKNYGRLSIMTQYYCQVQPVLNVPPGAFVPPPKVDSAVVRLAPHKQPPVDVADVKVLERVSTMAFNQRRKTIRNSLKECISETQLLELGLDPVRRAETLSLEDFANIANWVHKHDSIEN from the coding sequence ATGAATAAAACCCATTTAGGTCACACCGCGCGAAAGCGCTTCGGGCAAAACTTTCTTAACGATACTTTTGTAATCGAACAGATTGTCGACGCAATTAACCCTCAAAATGGCGAGAACCTGCTAGAAATTGGCCCGGGATTAGGCGCACTCACCGATCCGGTGTGTGAACGGGTTGACGCGTTGACCGTTATTGAGCTCGACCGCGATTTGGCTGAGCGATTACGCCATCATCCTTTTCACGGTGGCAAGCTGACCATTATTGAACAGGACGCGCTGACGGTCGATTTTACGCCACTTGCCAAAGACGACGCACCGCTGCGGGTATTTGGCAACCTGCCCTATAATATTTCGACCCCGATTATGTTTCACCTGTTTAAGTACGCTCATCTTATTCGGGACATGCATTTTATGCTGCAAAAGGAAGTGGTAAACCGACTTGCGGCATCGCCGGGCAATAAAAACTATGGTCGCCTGTCGATTATGACGCAGTATTATTGTCAGGTGCAGCCAGTGCTTAATGTGCCACCTGGTGCTTTTGTACCGCCACCGAAAGTTGACTCAGCAGTGGTTCGCCTGGCACCGCATAAGCAACCACCCGTGGATGTTGCTGATGTAAAAGTGCTTGAACGTGTGTCTACAATGGCGTTTAATCAACGCAGAAAAACCATTCGCAATAGCCTTAAAGAGTGCATCAGCGAAACACAGTTACTCGAGCTAGGCTTGGATCCAGTGCGACGCGCAGAGACTTTGTCGCTCGAAGATTTTGCCAATATTGCCAATTGGGTACACAAACATGACAGCATCGAAAACTGA
- the pdxA gene encoding 4-hydroxythreonine-4-phosphate dehydrogenase PdxA, translating into MTPLKIAVTPGEPAGVGPDLIIELAQQQWSAQLVIFADENMMLERANALNYPLKLTPYVCGENRIQEKGELFIQPIPVSSPVVPGVLNSDNGHYVVETLRQACQANIEGDFDAVVTGPVNKGIINKAGISFSGHTEFFAHQSNTIDVVMLLSTEGLNVALATTHIPLEYVSRAITRERLHKVIHIIHTDLTLKFNITKPRIYVCGLNPHAGEDGHIGREEIETISPALDELREQGINITGPLPADTIFQPKYLENADVVLAMYHDQGLPVLKYKGFGESVNITLGLPFIRTSVDHGTALDLAGKGLADSGSFTKAMNKAIEMATIRNE; encoded by the coding sequence ATGACACCTCTGAAAATTGCCGTCACGCCAGGTGAACCCGCTGGTGTGGGCCCCGACCTGATCATTGAACTGGCTCAACAGCAATGGTCAGCGCAACTGGTTATTTTTGCCGATGAGAACATGATGTTAGAGCGCGCTAATGCGCTCAACTATCCTCTCAAGCTAACGCCTTACGTATGTGGGGAAAACCGGATTCAGGAAAAAGGCGAGCTGTTTATCCAGCCAATTCCTGTTTCCTCACCGGTTGTCCCCGGTGTACTGAACAGTGACAACGGGCACTATGTGGTTGAAACGCTGCGACAGGCGTGTCAGGCCAATATCGAAGGCGATTTTGATGCCGTTGTCACCGGCCCGGTCAATAAAGGCATCATTAATAAAGCGGGCATTTCGTTCAGTGGTCACACCGAATTTTTTGCCCATCAGTCAAATACCATTGATGTGGTGATGTTGCTTTCCACTGAGGGTTTAAATGTCGCCCTGGCCACCACCCATATTCCCCTTGAATATGTGTCGCGGGCGATCACCCGAGAACGCCTGCATAAAGTTATTCATATCATTCATACCGATCTGACGCTGAAATTTAATATTACCAAGCCACGCATTTATGTGTGTGGGCTCAATCCGCACGCCGGTGAGGATGGTCATATTGGCCGCGAAGAAATTGAAACAATATCTCCGGCACTCGATGAGCTTCGCGAACAAGGCATTAATATTACTGGGCCATTACCCGCCGATACAATTTTTCAGCCAAAATATCTGGAAAATGCCGATGTCGTATTAGCCATGTACCACGATCAGGGCCTGCCTGTGCTAAAATATAAGGGCTTTGGTGAGTCCGTTAATATTACCCTGGGTTTACCCTTTATTCGTACGTCGGTCGACCACGGCACGGCATTGGATCTTGCCGGTAAAGGCCTGGCCGACAGCGGTAGCTTTACCAAAGCAATGAATAAAGCAATTGAAATGGCTACCATTAGAAATGAATAA
- the surA gene encoding peptidylprolyl isomerase SurA has translation MKYFIRGLFLSLVISLPALAQMQMLDRVAVIVDQGVVLESEVRKLVSEVKAEAAANNQELPSDAALRTQAIERLILRNLQLQMADRMGIQVSDPQLDQTIANIAANEGATVPQVREELMRQGISYDDYREQIREEMIMGEVRRANVRRRIYITPQEITNLVDVIDQQGSEQAEYELGHILIGFPPDLTDEDVAEARERADRVLKLLNDGSEFARLAIAASSGSEALDGGNMGWMNINAMPSLFAEAVQGKRKGELIGPIRSGAGFHILKIIDTRGIEVVEVEEVKARHILIEPSIILSEERAKNMLLKFKEQVLADEADFAELAKEHSADPGSALRGGDLGWANPEMYVPEFKQSLATLEPGEYSDPVRTQHGWHLIQLLDRRIDDATEQRKEDKAYQLLFNRKFAEESENWLREMRDSAYIEVLSD, from the coding sequence ATGAAGTATTTTATTCGGGGTTTGTTTTTAAGTCTGGTAATCAGTTTACCTGCCTTGGCCCAAATGCAGATGCTCGACAGAGTCGCTGTTATTGTCGACCAGGGGGTCGTGCTGGAAAGCGAAGTCAGAAAACTGGTCAGCGAAGTAAAAGCTGAGGCCGCTGCCAATAATCAGGAATTACCCTCTGATGCAGCGCTGAGAACCCAAGCCATCGAACGTTTAATTCTGAGAAATTTGCAATTGCAAATGGCCGACCGTATGGGGATTCAGGTGAGCGATCCGCAGCTTGATCAAACCATTGCTAATATTGCTGCTAATGAAGGCGCAACCGTGCCACAAGTGCGCGAAGAATTAATGCGCCAGGGGATCAGCTACGACGACTATCGCGAGCAAATTCGTGAAGAAATGATCATGGGTGAAGTGCGTCGGGCTAATGTCCGCCGTCGTATTTATATCACCCCGCAGGAAATCACCAACTTAGTCGATGTGATTGACCAACAAGGATCTGAACAGGCTGAATATGAGCTGGGCCATATTTTAATAGGGTTCCCACCTGATTTAACTGACGAAGACGTTGCCGAAGCTCGTGAACGTGCTGACCGGGTATTGAAACTGCTGAACGACGGCTCCGAATTTGCACGGTTGGCCATTGCCGCATCATCAGGTTCGGAAGCATTGGATGGCGGTAATATGGGCTGGATGAACATTAATGCCATGCCATCGCTGTTTGCAGAAGCCGTGCAAGGCAAACGCAAAGGCGAACTCATTGGTCCTATCCGCAGTGGAGCTGGCTTTCACATATTAAAGATTATCGATACCCGCGGTATTGAAGTCGTTGAAGTTGAAGAAGTTAAGGCGCGCCATATTTTGATTGAACCGTCTATTATTCTGAGCGAAGAACGTGCTAAAAACATGTTGCTTAAATTTAAAGAGCAGGTGTTAGCAGACGAAGCCGACTTTGCCGAACTGGCAAAAGAACATTCAGCTGACCCGGGCTCGGCGCTGCGTGGTGGTGATCTGGGCTGGGCAAACCCTGAAATGTACGTGCCTGAATTTAAGCAATCACTGGCCACCCTGGAACCCGGCGAATACAGCGATCCGGTTCGTACCCAGCATGGCTGGCATTTAATCCAGTTACTGGATAGACGCATCGATGATGCCACAGAACAACGCAAGGAAGATAAAGCCTATCAACTGCTGTTTAATCGTAAATTTGCAGAAGAAAGTGAGAACTGGTTACGTGAAATGCGTGACTCGGCTTATATCGAAGTCCTTAGTGATTAA